In one window of Chryseobacterium phocaeense DNA:
- a CDS encoding BspA family leucine-rich repeat surface protein — MCKKQLIIIFLLLFSISYAQNEFVTLWKPNANGIIDHSIRFGGTGTDYTIYWEEVGYPQHNGVMNSVTSNSNNPIIINFGPSLHADPLQATYEVKVSGGNGLFYGFRANTGIMPPGGNQELIELSQWGNTTWLQQFERAFAYCPNLNVTAADTPDLTQISSLSEMFLNCSSLTGHTSFSYWNPYRITDMSGMFSGATLFNQNIGNWDTAKVTNFSSMFSNATSFNQDISGWNTISGTDFSSMFSNATAFNQPLNSWNTGNATDFRYTFYNATAFNQPLNNWNTGKARDFEHMFENAVSFNQPIGNWDVSKVDYFAGFNMFAGASHFDQDISAWNIKLQNFTWNSIYFGFKNAGLSCTNYSNFLIALNNNPTWANSTITSGTIDATGLVYSTPQAMLARAQLINKGFNVIGDSYISGCFLSTREVSAKTKTSAYPNPTTGVINVESAADENVYLYDINGQLIKSVMFRKGKNTIDLTEYPSGNYFLKGDTNFTKIIKE, encoded by the coding sequence CAGGAACCGATTACACCATTTATTGGGAAGAAGTAGGATATCCTCAGCATAACGGAGTCATGAATTCGGTGACCTCCAACAGCAACAATCCTATAATCATAAATTTCGGGCCATCATTACATGCAGATCCACTGCAGGCAACCTACGAAGTGAAAGTATCCGGCGGTAACGGATTATTTTACGGATTCAGGGCCAATACCGGCATTATGCCTCCCGGTGGAAATCAGGAGCTCATAGAACTCAGCCAGTGGGGGAATACTACGTGGCTTCAGCAATTCGAGAGGGCATTTGCTTACTGTCCCAACCTTAACGTAACGGCTGCAGATACTCCTGATCTTACCCAGATAAGCAGTTTATCAGAAATGTTCCTTAACTGCTCATCTCTGACAGGCCATACTTCATTTTCTTACTGGAATCCTTACCGTATCACGGACATGAGCGGTATGTTCAGCGGAGCGACGCTGTTTAATCAGAATATCGGAAACTGGGATACGGCAAAAGTAACAAATTTCAGCAGCATGTTTTCGAATGCCACATCTTTCAACCAGGATATTTCTGGCTGGAACACCATATCCGGAACCGATTTCTCTTCCATGTTTTCGAATGCTACAGCTTTCAACCAGCCATTAAATTCCTGGAATACGGGAAATGCTACTGATTTCCGCTATACATTCTATAATGCCACAGCATTTAATCAGCCGCTTAATAACTGGAATACAGGTAAAGCAAGAGATTTTGAGCATATGTTTGAAAATGCAGTGTCATTCAACCAGCCTATCGGAAACTGGGATGTAAGCAAGGTTGATTATTTTGCCGGATTTAATATGTTTGCGGGTGCTTCCCATTTTGACCAGGATATTTCTGCGTGGAATATTAAGCTTCAAAACTTCACCTGGAATTCAATCTATTTCGGATTTAAAAATGCCGGCTTATCATGTACGAATTACAGTAATTTTCTCATTGCCCTGAATAATAATCCTACATGGGCGAACTCAACAATAACATCCGGAACTATCGATGCAACAGGACTTGTTTATTCTACACCGCAAGCCATGTTGGCCAGAGCGCAGCTGATCAACAAAGGGTTTAATGTTATTGGGGACTCCTATATTTCAGGTTGTTTTCTGTCAACAAGAGAAGTTTCTGCAAAAACAAAAACTTCGGCTTATCCTAATCCAACAACAGGAGTGATCAATGTGGAATCCGCAGCGGACGAAAATGTTTATTTATATGACATCAACGGCCAGCTCATTAAAAGTGTGATGTTCAGAAAAGGGAAAAATACGATCGATCTTACTGAATATCCATCAGGAAACTACTTCTTGAAAGGAGATACTAATTTTACTAAAATAATCAAGGAATAG
- a CDS encoding P-loop NTPase family protein, with protein MWGHQEDEQRKAILVELTEFIKNEKDLLKKNDKKNWDDKLKILLANSKETTTINQPYLSVGFIFSLLSIVYIPTVNVFKDSIKDFFQIESWFWKLVLVAFPIFIVIGIYIYNLIRNWKNKKFFWKSFRYAAEETFQVYTNKQKEETKIETISENQPSVRDFQKWMEEIDDDLNKKIILVFDNFDRLPKKHILNIWSSIHIFFAEKKYKNIKVILPFDREHIQNAFKELNIDGTDKTFGDDYINKTFDIVFRVTLPIMSDWKQFFKTQWGKAFVNYDTNELRLVIQVYEFLNKRITPREIIAFINEILTLKLLDKNFKERYIAIFVLKKEQILKAPLKAITELDYLGGLKSIYYNDSDFSKQLTAIVYHIAIDDAIELIYTQELKDALNRNDVDSFNSICKSDFADSIFTSAIMDIDILENPIKTLASIQEDTNIQKSQIEQAWKTFYYKVINNKLQVEVLEVEDWQLILIANYNDNQYLKVLLSQYAMLIDDFNVIDYTSLIDELMSDLGNDRVSPLLVTKNISALNFVELVKNTGNDYKKYKLISDDKSIDKYLFELPINSILELNNTETLCKDFLLNDYKKYLKTNLNTAVDQNNIQKANDILLKAKETTKSKNAPLNAPLKELLDDDKIYSLYNNNISSPLPIINDLIAMRIAKGAKFSTSYRNYFNDVLNTDNEAEARAIGKQILNYISYEELLLSSQNFSDSILFKQIVLSMFKDSFLNKRANVINLINRYDKIKSSLNVKDDQFLNELNKWEVEKSSLILDDLDDEFIDDCFKYDDLNISKSFIETFNQKFQSLDNDGYKTVFNSENDIHFKYFDYLDTRSLTQSSLDVFKGSFLSKIQDNKDGENWWNILDKYEANNSNLSIENSLKDIRDQFLNGHIELNISVAQKIIPFFIKYNLLDPSTDIFRTIIKNIFLSNNEFLDILLQHRDYLKNLYQATVSNQKEGFRNIINEKRDSNEKLEQLAKQIGIRKQKDKQ; from the coding sequence GTGTGGGGGCATCAAGAAGATGAGCAAAGGAAAGCTATACTAGTTGAATTAACCGAATTCATTAAAAATGAGAAAGATCTCCTTAAAAAGAATGATAAAAAAAATTGGGATGATAAATTAAAAATATTATTGGCTAATTCGAAAGAAACAACTACCATTAATCAGCCGTACCTAAGTGTTGGATTTATTTTTAGCTTGTTGTCTATTGTTTATATACCAACTGTCAATGTATTTAAAGATTCAATTAAGGATTTCTTTCAGATAGAGTCATGGTTTTGGAAATTAGTACTGGTGGCTTTTCCAATTTTTATTGTTATTGGTATTTATATTTATAATCTTATTAGAAACTGGAAGAATAAAAAGTTTTTTTGGAAATCATTCCGATACGCTGCGGAAGAAACCTTTCAAGTATATACTAATAAACAGAAAGAAGAAACAAAAATTGAAACAATTTCTGAAAATCAGCCATCTGTCAGAGATTTTCAAAAATGGATGGAAGAAATCGACGATGATTTAAATAAGAAAATAATCTTGGTCTTTGATAACTTTGACAGGTTACCTAAAAAACATATTCTAAATATTTGGTCTTCTATTCATATATTTTTTGCAGAGAAAAAATATAAAAATATTAAGGTAATACTACCTTTTGATAGAGAGCATATTCAAAATGCTTTTAAGGAATTGAATATTGATGGAACCGATAAAACTTTTGGTGATGATTATATAAATAAAACTTTTGATATTGTTTTTAGAGTAACACTTCCAATTATGTCTGATTGGAAGCAGTTTTTTAAAACCCAATGGGGAAAAGCTTTTGTTAATTATGATACAAATGAATTACGTTTAGTAATACAGGTTTATGAATTTTTAAATAAAAGAATAACTCCGAGAGAAATTATAGCTTTTATAAATGAGATTTTAACCCTTAAACTTTTAGATAAAAATTTCAAAGAGAGATATATTGCAATATTTGTTTTAAAAAAAGAACAAATTTTAAAAGCTCCCTTAAAAGCTATTACGGAACTGGATTACTTAGGCGGTCTAAAATCTATTTATTATAATGATTCTGATTTTTCAAAGCAATTGACTGCAATCGTTTATCATATTGCGATAGACGATGCAATTGAACTGATTTATACTCAGGAGTTAAAAGATGCATTAAACAGAAATGATGTGGACAGCTTTAACTCTATCTGTAAGTCTGATTTTGCGGACTCGATTTTTACTTCAGCAATAATGGATATAGATATTTTAGAAAATCCAATTAAAACACTAGCTTCAATTCAAGAAGATACAAATATTCAAAAATCACAAATTGAACAGGCTTGGAAAACTTTCTATTACAAAGTTATAAATAATAAACTTCAAGTCGAAGTACTTGAAGTTGAAGACTGGCAGCTAATTCTAATTGCAAATTATAATGATAATCAATATCTAAAAGTTTTATTGTCACAGTATGCTATGTTGATTGATGATTTTAACGTAATTGATTATACTTCTTTAATTGATGAATTAATGAGTGATTTAGGTAATGATAGAGTATCACCTTTGTTGGTTACAAAAAATATTAGTGCCTTAAATTTTGTTGAATTAGTAAAAAATACGGGAAATGACTATAAGAAATATAAACTAATTTCCGATGACAAGTCAATTGATAAATATCTCTTTGAATTACCAATTAATAGTATTTTAGAGTTAAACAATACTGAAACTCTATGTAAAGATTTTCTTCTAAATGATTATAAAAAATACTTGAAAACAAATTTAAATACTGCTGTAGATCAAAATAATATTCAGAAAGCAAATGACATACTTTTAAAAGCTAAAGAAACGACAAAAAGTAAAAACGCACCATTAAATGCACCATTGAAAGAATTATTGGATGATGATAAAATATATAGTCTTTACAATAATAATATTTCTTCACCATTGCCTATTATTAATGACCTAATTGCGATGAGAATAGCGAAAGGGGCAAAATTCAGCACTTCTTATAGAAATTACTTTAATGATGTTTTAAATACTGATAATGAAGCTGAAGCAAGGGCGATTGGAAAACAAATTCTAAATTATATCTCTTACGAGGAACTTTTATTAAGTTCTCAAAATTTTTCTGACTCAATATTATTTAAACAGATTGTTTTGAGCATGTTTAAAGATTCGTTTTTAAATAAGAGGGCAAATGTTATTAATCTCATTAATAGATATGACAAAATTAAATCTTCCCTAAACGTAAAAGATGACCAATTTCTCAATGAATTGAATAAATGGGAAGTAGAAAAATCTAGTTTAATATTAGATGATTTAGATGATGAATTTATTGATGATTGTTTTAAGTATGATGATTTAAATATTTCAAAAAGTTTTATAGAAACATTTAATCAAAAATTTCAAAGTTTAGATAATGATGGTTATAAAACTGTTTTTAATTCTGAAAATGATATCCACTTTAAATATTTTGATTATTTAGATACCAGATCCTTAACGCAATCCTCTTTAGATGTATTTAAGGGGTCATTTTTATCTAAAATTCAAGATAACAAAGATGGTGAAAATTGGTGGAATATACTTGACAAATATGAGGCGAATAACTCTAATTTGTCGATTGAAAATAGTTTAAAAGATATCAGAGATCAGTTTTTAAATGGGCACATTGAATTAAATATTAGTGTAGCACAAAAAATTATACCATTTTTTATTAAATATAATTTATTAGATCCTTCTACAGATATTTTTAGAACCATCATTAAAAACATTTTTTTAAGTAATAATGAATTTTTAGATATTTTATTACAACACAGGGATTATTTAAAAAACTTATATCAAGCAACTGTTTCAAACCAAAAAGAGGGATTTCGAAATATAATTAATGAGAAAAGAGATAGTAATGAAAAATTAGAGCAATTAGCAAAGCAAATTGGAATCAGAAAACAAAAAGATAAGCAATAA
- a CDS encoding PIG-L family deacetylase yields the protein MFRKLIIVFIFGFYTVFCSAQQVRPSKSSEIYRELKTLKHLPKVLYLAAHPDDENTGLLSWLINDQNVETGYLSLTRGDGGQNLLGTEQGPALGLIRTHELLEARKLDGAQQFFTRVIDFGFSKNTTDTFKQWDADSITADVVWVIRQFRPDVIICRFPPTAAAGHGQHAASAVVAEKAFKLAGDKNAFPDQLKYVKVWQPKRVLWNTFRFGAVNTTAENQLKVTVGQYDAQLGMGYGELAGLSRSLHKSQGAGTQSVAGIKTEYFSDVAGEPAKTSLFDGVAKTWTSQGNADIDQALDKIISTFNFNNPDLSLPALLALRKKVTTIKDADIKKDKMTALDHIILSCAGFMGEVVTNQAEAVAGEHYNFRLNLVSRAVNPVVLENVKWLGQSESFNRKLSKDSLITIEHKIQIPSDAALTEPYWLAKPPTNAATFAVPNDTLVGLPEAESPLNVLLDLKIGSEKFQVKLPLSFKKLDPVRGDVVEALRIVPALELKFTQPLYLVKENEDLHLSLNVKVNSGKPFSKGVLNLMYNGERLGSAEVSSINGKETTIDYVIPKTKLASINSSRLQLDAGFVADGVTYNKKQALIQYPHLPSLQYFVPATVTVMKGDIQTKVKKVGYIEGAGDFIPEFLRIAGIQVDVLKDEDFYGNLDESGGNGSQNKLSQYDAIVLGVRANNTEKKLGRWMPFLWSYVKAGGNLVMQYNTNQDTTVSQLGMYNFSIANKRVTEENAEVKFLNPNHKLLNYPNKITAEDFNGWVQERGAYFPAQWDAAYEPLFEMHDTGEEPLQGSTLYAGYGKGNFIYTPLAFFRQLPAGNVGAARLFLNFLSAQKN from the coding sequence ATGTTCAGAAAACTAATCATTGTATTTATTTTTGGCTTTTATACGGTTTTTTGTTCGGCCCAGCAGGTTCGGCCTTCAAAATCTTCTGAAATTTACCGTGAACTCAAAACACTGAAACACCTGCCTAAAGTTTTATACCTTGCGGCTCATCCTGATGATGAAAATACAGGATTGCTTTCCTGGCTCATCAACGACCAGAATGTAGAAACGGGCTATCTGTCTTTAACCAGAGGGGATGGTGGTCAGAATTTATTAGGGACAGAGCAGGGGCCTGCGTTGGGTTTGATCAGAACGCATGAGCTTTTAGAGGCCAGAAAGTTAGATGGCGCCCAGCAGTTTTTTACCCGGGTGATTGATTTCGGGTTCTCTAAAAATACAACCGATACCTTTAAACAATGGGATGCAGACAGCATTACAGCGGATGTAGTCTGGGTCATCCGTCAATTCCGTCCTGATGTGATCATTTGTCGTTTTCCTCCAACTGCTGCGGCAGGCCACGGACAGCATGCGGCTTCGGCTGTGGTTGCGGAAAAAGCTTTTAAACTGGCTGGCGATAAAAATGCTTTCCCGGATCAGCTGAAATATGTTAAGGTATGGCAGCCAAAACGCGTATTGTGGAATACTTTCCGGTTTGGTGCAGTCAATACCACAGCTGAAAATCAACTGAAAGTTACCGTTGGACAATATGATGCGCAATTGGGAATGGGTTATGGTGAACTGGCAGGATTAAGCAGAAGTTTACATAAAAGCCAGGGCGCGGGAACACAGTCCGTAGCCGGGATCAAAACTGAATATTTTTCCGATGTTGCTGGCGAGCCTGCAAAAACAAGCCTTTTTGATGGAGTAGCTAAAACCTGGACTTCACAGGGAAATGCTGATATTGACCAGGCATTGGATAAAATTATTTCCACGTTCAATTTCAACAATCCGGACCTTAGCTTACCTGCATTGCTTGCTTTGCGGAAAAAGGTCACGACGATAAAAGATGCCGACATAAAAAAAGATAAAATGACAGCCCTGGACCATATTATTTTAAGCTGTGCGGGGTTTATGGGCGAGGTCGTGACCAATCAGGCTGAAGCGGTTGCCGGAGAACATTACAATTTCAGGTTAAATCTGGTTTCAAGAGCCGTAAATCCTGTCGTTTTGGAAAATGTAAAATGGTTAGGTCAGTCAGAAAGCTTCAACAGAAAACTATCAAAAGATTCTTTAATTACCATCGAGCATAAAATTCAGATTCCGTCGGATGCAGCACTTACAGAACCTTACTGGTTGGCAAAACCACCCACGAACGCAGCAACTTTCGCCGTTCCAAATGATACCTTAGTCGGTTTACCCGAGGCAGAATCACCACTGAATGTTTTGCTTGATTTAAAAATCGGTTCGGAAAAGTTTCAGGTTAAACTTCCTTTATCTTTCAAGAAATTAGACCCGGTGCGTGGTGATGTGGTTGAAGCCTTGCGCATTGTTCCTGCTTTGGAACTGAAATTTACGCAACCTCTTTATCTGGTTAAAGAAAATGAAGATTTACATTTGAGTTTAAATGTTAAGGTGAATTCCGGCAAACCGTTCAGTAAAGGTGTACTAAACCTGATGTATAACGGAGAACGGTTAGGCAGCGCTGAGGTAAGTTCGATCAATGGAAAAGAAACTACTATCGATTATGTTATTCCAAAAACAAAACTTGCTTCAATAAACTCATCCCGTTTACAGTTGGATGCCGGTTTTGTTGCAGATGGAGTCACTTATAATAAAAAACAAGCATTAATCCAGTACCCGCATTTACCCTCCTTACAATATTTTGTGCCTGCAACGGTGACCGTAATGAAAGGCGATATCCAGACGAAGGTTAAAAAAGTAGGATATATAGAAGGCGCCGGCGATTTCATTCCAGAGTTCCTGCGCATTGCAGGGATTCAGGTAGACGTCCTGAAAGACGAAGATTTTTATGGCAACTTAGATGAATCCGGTGGAAATGGCAGCCAGAACAAGCTCTCGCAATATGATGCCATTGTACTTGGGGTTCGTGCCAATAACACAGAGAAAAAATTGGGTCGCTGGATGCCTTTTTTATGGTCTTATGTAAAAGCCGGCGGTAATCTGGTAATGCAGTATAACACCAACCAGGATACAACCGTTAGCCAATTGGGAATGTACAATTTCAGTATTGCCAATAAGCGGGTTACCGAAGAAAATGCTGAGGTTAAATTCTTGAATCCTAACCATAAATTACTGAACTACCCGAATAAAATTACTGCGGAAGACTTTAACGGCTGGGTACAGGAGCGCGGCGCCTATTTCCCTGCTCAATGGGATGCAGCGTATGAACCGCTTTTTGAAATGCACGATACCGGTGAAGAGCCTCTGCAGGGATCAACTTTATATGCCGGATACGGGAAGGGTAATTTTATTTATACACCGTTAGCATTTTTCAGACAGCTACCTGCGGGAAATGTTGGGGCGGCACGTTTATTTTTAAACTTTTTATCTGCACAGAAAAACTGA
- a CDS encoding sodium:solute symporter, whose translation MSTIDWTVLIFTLVVVVVYGVFIGRGQKSNESYLKADNKMPWYIVLLGIMATQASAITFLSAPGQAYTDGMRFVQYYFGLPLAMIVICITFIPIFQRLNVYTAYEYLENRFDKKTRVLTSLLFLFSRGLSTGISIYAPSIILSSVLNWNIYLTNVLTGGILLIYTYVGGAKAIAHTQKLQFLIILGTMAFAGFLLIQNMPNGIGFTDALYLAGKSGKLNVITTEFDWKDKYNIWSGVIGGFFLALSYFGTDQSQVGRYITAKDNTNAKMGLLLNGLVKIPMQFAILLIGALLFAFFSLKPAPIYFNERSYQHLKDTQPEQAAVFEKEHQDLQLKFNAESKEILKLKETQSPQLNKTVQDFKNTQTEVKALHGRVEEAINQSNYNAEKTDTNYIFLYFVKNTLPVGMIGLLFAVIFLASWGSISAALNSLAACSLKDVHLIFKKEIPDDATELKYSRLHTLAWGIFSIGVAMFATQMGSLIEAVNVLGSLFYGPILGIFLVAFYYKKITGPNVFIAAILSEITVIAVYQFDIVSFLWLNVIGAAAVIIFSAIGLLFYKPKAVNS comes from the coding sequence ATGAGTACGATAGATTGGACAGTTTTGATTTTTACCCTTGTGGTAGTCGTGGTTTACGGCGTATTCATCGGCCGTGGCCAGAAAAGCAATGAATCCTACCTGAAGGCAGACAATAAAATGCCGTGGTACATTGTGCTTTTAGGCATTATGGCTACCCAGGCGAGTGCCATTACCTTTCTTTCGGCACCGGGACAGGCGTATACGGATGGGATGCGTTTCGTTCAGTATTATTTTGGCTTGCCGCTGGCGATGATTGTGATCTGTATTACTTTCATCCCCATTTTTCAGCGATTAAATGTTTACACGGCTTATGAGTATCTGGAAAACCGTTTTGATAAAAAAACTAGGGTACTCACTTCACTATTATTTCTTTTTTCGAGAGGATTATCTACAGGAATCAGTATCTATGCCCCGAGTATCATTTTGTCAAGCGTTTTAAACTGGAATATTTATTTAACCAATGTTTTAACAGGTGGAATTCTGTTGATTTACACCTATGTTGGCGGTGCAAAAGCAATCGCACACACTCAAAAATTACAGTTTCTCATTATTCTGGGAACCATGGCTTTTGCAGGTTTTCTGCTTATCCAAAATATGCCCAATGGAATTGGTTTTACAGATGCGCTTTATCTGGCAGGAAAATCCGGAAAACTTAATGTCATCACCACAGAATTCGATTGGAAAGATAAATACAATATCTGGAGCGGGGTAATTGGCGGTTTTTTTCTGGCGCTTTCTTACTTTGGGACGGACCAGAGCCAGGTCGGAAGGTATATTACGGCGAAAGACAATACGAATGCAAAAATGGGCTTACTGTTGAATGGATTGGTTAAAATTCCGATGCAGTTTGCCATTCTCCTGATCGGGGCTTTGCTTTTCGCTTTCTTTTCCCTGAAACCGGCTCCGATTTATTTTAACGAACGCTCTTATCAGCATTTAAAGGATACACAACCTGAACAGGCTGCGGTTTTTGAAAAAGAACATCAGGATTTACAGTTAAAATTTAATGCAGAATCGAAAGAAATTCTAAAGCTGAAAGAAACTCAATCTCCCCAGCTCAACAAAACAGTTCAGGATTTTAAAAATACACAAACCGAAGTCAAAGCACTTCACGGCAGGGTAGAGGAAGCGATCAACCAATCAAACTATAATGCGGAGAAAACGGATACGAATTACATTTTCCTGTATTTCGTGAAAAATACTTTGCCTGTAGGCATGATCGGTTTACTGTTTGCCGTTATTTTTCTGGCCAGCTGGGGTTCAATTTCCGCAGCGCTGAATTCCCTTGCCGCCTGCTCATTAAAAGATGTTCATCTGATATTTAAAAAAGAAATTCCTGATGATGCCACCGAATTGAAGTATAGCCGCCTGCACACTTTAGCTTGGGGTATTTTCTCCATCGGTGTTGCTATGTTTGCCACGCAGATGGGTTCCCTTATTGAAGCGGTGAATGTTTTGGGTTCCCTTTTCTATGGCCCGATATTGGGAATTTTCCTTGTTGCATTTTACTATAAAAAAATCACAGGTCCCAATGTATTTATTGCCGCCATCTTATCAGAAATTACAGTGATTGCCGTCTATCAGTTCGATATCGTTTCTTTCCTTTGGCTCAATGTGATCGGGGCAGCGGCAGTTATTATATTTTCGGCAATCGGGTTATTGTTTTATAAGCCGAAAGCAGTAAATTCGTAA
- a CDS encoding DUF2911 domain-containing protein, with product MKTMFKSATVLVAAMTISVNAFAQETKKPASPPATATGKIKDATITIAYSSPSVKGRTIWGGLEAYDKVWRAGANEATTFETDKNITVQGKPLPAGKYSFFLIPKASGTWTAIFNKEPKQWGAYKYEEAKDALRVDVKTKALQKTQENLVYTINSNGFTMDWDKISVPVEIK from the coding sequence ATGAAAACAATGTTTAAATCTGCCACCGTACTTGTTGCTGCGATGACAATTTCAGTAAATGCGTTTGCGCAGGAAACAAAAAAACCTGCCAGCCCTCCGGCTACTGCTACGGGAAAGATTAAAGATGCAACCATTACGATAGCCTATAGCAGTCCTTCTGTGAAAGGGCGTACCATCTGGGGTGGTTTGGAAGCTTATGATAAAGTTTGGCGTGCGGGTGCCAATGAAGCCACGACTTTCGAAACGGATAAAAACATTACCGTTCAGGGTAAACCACTGCCTGCAGGTAAATACAGCTTTTTCTTAATTCCTAAGGCCTCCGGAACCTGGACTGCCATTTTTAACAAAGAACCAAAACAATGGGGCGCTTATAAATATGAAGAAGCTAAAGATGCTTTACGTGTTGATGTTAAAACAAAAGCTTTACAGAAAACACAGGAGAATTTAGTGTATACAATAAACAGCAATGGATTCACAATGGATTGGGATAAGATCTCAGTTCCTGTAGAGATAAAGTAA